A genomic region of Microlunatus sagamiharensis contains the following coding sequences:
- a CDS encoding ABC1 kinase family protein, producing MSDVGGVLIHQRRRVVEIVDVFARYGFTQLASAFGATIGDQPTSLLMRLTGLHLADPELVALTTGERLRAALVELGTTWVKLGQMLSLRADIVGSDIAAALRGLQSAVPADAPGLAARTVEAELGQPVHQVFATFETDPLASGSVAQVHAATLHDGTEVVVKVLHHDADRKVTGDLELMSALARSVEALDVGMARYNPVAVVAEFAALMSAAVDFTHELHHLQQIGASLATEVDVVVPTAYPELSGAKVLTMSRVRGGAVDTREHLEASGWTVERFVQRTSDLFLAMIFRDGMFHADPHPGNFLLPDAGHLAILDFGDVGYLTARRRLDFQALLLAISERDADDFTRALVAVTRASVEVDEEALQSAVEAWMQRWLRAGVSEQDLGPALEHLLGLFRDNHLTFPSDLLMPLRVLMRLQGLGLELGSTVPLDDMLRPYLTQMMADRFKPAALLKEGRRTLRSWQRLLGPLPDELADLAVRVRKDGATLDIKVHDPDEVADNLIDGLIAAASIIGASELLAKRTPPTIKEASIPGVAVFALAGLTWVRLQNRRASHKKLTSRVAGFISRRF from the coding sequence GTGAGCGACGTCGGCGGGGTGCTGATCCACCAGCGCCGGCGCGTGGTCGAGATCGTCGACGTCTTCGCCCGGTACGGCTTCACCCAGCTCGCCTCGGCCTTCGGCGCGACCATCGGCGACCAGCCCACCTCCCTGCTGATGCGGTTGACCGGGCTCCACCTGGCCGACCCCGAGCTCGTCGCGCTCACCACCGGCGAGCGGCTGCGGGCGGCGCTCGTCGAGCTCGGCACCACCTGGGTCAAGCTCGGCCAGATGCTCAGCCTGCGCGCCGACATCGTCGGCTCCGACATCGCGGCGGCCCTGCGCGGGCTGCAGAGCGCCGTGCCCGCCGACGCCCCCGGGCTCGCGGCCCGCACCGTCGAGGCCGAGCTCGGCCAGCCGGTGCACCAGGTGTTCGCGACCTTCGAGACCGACCCGCTCGCCTCGGGCTCCGTCGCCCAGGTTCACGCCGCGACGCTGCACGACGGCACCGAGGTCGTGGTCAAGGTCCTCCACCACGACGCGGACCGCAAGGTCACCGGCGACCTGGAGCTGATGAGCGCGCTCGCGCGCTCCGTGGAGGCCCTGGACGTCGGCATGGCCCGCTACAACCCGGTCGCCGTGGTGGCCGAGTTCGCGGCGCTGATGAGCGCGGCGGTCGACTTCACCCACGAGCTGCACCACCTGCAGCAGATCGGTGCCAGCCTCGCGACCGAGGTCGACGTCGTCGTCCCCACGGCGTACCCCGAGCTCTCCGGCGCTAAGGTCCTGACGATGTCGCGCGTGCGCGGCGGCGCGGTCGACACCCGCGAGCACCTCGAGGCGTCCGGCTGGACGGTCGAGCGCTTCGTGCAGCGGACCAGCGACCTGTTCCTGGCGATGATCTTCCGCGACGGCATGTTCCACGCCGACCCGCACCCCGGCAACTTCCTGCTGCCCGACGCCGGGCACCTCGCCATCCTCGACTTCGGCGACGTCGGCTACCTGACCGCGCGGCGCCGGCTCGACTTCCAGGCGCTGCTGCTGGCCATCTCCGAGCGCGACGCCGACGACTTCACCCGCGCGCTGGTCGCGGTGACCCGGGCGTCGGTCGAGGTCGACGAGGAGGCCCTCCAGTCCGCCGTCGAGGCGTGGATGCAGCGCTGGCTCCGCGCCGGGGTCAGCGAGCAGGACCTGGGGCCGGCGCTGGAGCACCTGCTCGGGCTGTTCCGGGACAACCACCTCACCTTCCCCTCCGACCTGCTGATGCCGCTCCGCGTGCTGATGCGGCTCCAGGGCCTGGGGCTCGAGCTGGGCAGCACCGTCCCGCTCGACGACATGCTGCGGCCCTACCTCACGCAGATGATGGCGGACCGCTTCAAGCCGGCCGCGCTGCTCAAGGAGGGGCGCCGGACGCTGCGCAGCTGGCAGCGCCTGCTCGGCCCGCTGCCCGACGAGCTCGCCGACCTCGCCGTGCGCGTCCGCAAGGACGGCGCGACGCTCGACATCAAGGTGCACGACCCCGACGAGGTCGCCGACAACCTCATCGACGGGCTGATCGCCGCCGCCTCGATCATCGGCGCCTCCGAGCTGCTGGCCAAGCGCACGCCGCCGACGATCAAGGAGGCGTCCATCCCGGGCGTCGCCGTCTTCGCCCTCGCGGGGCTGACATGGGTCCGCCTGCAGAACCGCCGCGCCTCCCACAAGAAGCTGACCAGCCGCGTGGCCGGCTTCATCAGCCGGCGCTTCTGA
- a CDS encoding MFS transporter: MALLLDLTPLRSAPAYRRLWLGLSVSNLGTQFTVTAVGLQVYAITGSTLSVGVLGVCALVPLVLLGLYGGALVDQYDRRRVAIIASVGLWVVSGLLALQAWLHLDSVGLLYALVALQSAGFAVNNPARSAIIPRLVEPDLLPAANVLQTVSWNVAFVVGPLLGAFMVAGGDFGLAYTVDVVLFTAALWALLKLPDLPPAETATGEPGRRGLASVLEGLRYLATRPNVRMTFVVDLTAMILAMPRVLLPAVGVLWLGGGAATTGGLSAAFAVGAVLAGLLSGGLVRVRHQGRVIASSIVVFGLAVAGFGAVLLGVGRTSPGGVLVPALLASFVLLAVAGGADAVSAVFRQTILQAATPDEMRGRLQGVFIVVVAGGPRLGDLVLGSGAERFGEGLAALAGGLLCAVVLVAVVAVQRRFWDYDARDPQP; the protein is encoded by the coding sequence ATGGCCTTGCTGCTCGACCTGACCCCGCTGCGTAGCGCCCCCGCCTACCGTCGCCTCTGGCTCGGGCTCAGCGTGTCCAACCTCGGCACCCAGTTCACCGTCACCGCGGTCGGTCTGCAGGTGTACGCGATCACCGGCTCGACGCTATCGGTCGGTGTGCTCGGCGTCTGCGCGCTGGTGCCGCTGGTGCTGCTCGGGCTGTACGGCGGCGCGCTGGTCGACCAGTACGACCGTCGGCGCGTGGCGATCATCGCCTCCGTCGGGCTCTGGGTCGTCTCCGGCCTGCTCGCCCTGCAGGCGTGGCTCCACCTGGACTCGGTCGGGCTGCTCTACGCCCTCGTGGCGCTGCAGTCGGCCGGCTTCGCGGTCAACAACCCCGCGCGCTCGGCGATCATCCCCCGCCTCGTCGAACCCGACCTGCTGCCCGCCGCGAACGTGCTGCAGACCGTCTCCTGGAACGTCGCCTTCGTCGTCGGGCCGCTGCTCGGCGCGTTCATGGTCGCGGGCGGGGACTTCGGGCTCGCCTACACGGTCGACGTCGTCCTCTTCACCGCGGCGCTGTGGGCGCTGCTGAAGCTGCCGGACCTCCCGCCCGCCGAGACCGCGACCGGCGAGCCGGGCCGCCGCGGGCTCGCCTCGGTGCTCGAGGGCCTGCGCTACCTCGCCACCCGCCCCAACGTCCGGATGACCTTCGTCGTCGACCTCACCGCCATGATCCTGGCCATGCCGCGGGTGCTGCTGCCCGCGGTCGGGGTCCTGTGGCTGGGCGGCGGCGCCGCGACGACCGGCGGCCTGAGCGCCGCGTTCGCCGTCGGCGCCGTGCTGGCCGGGCTGCTGTCCGGCGGCCTGGTCCGCGTACGCCACCAGGGCCGGGTGATCGCCAGCTCCATCGTCGTCTTCGGGCTCGCCGTGGCCGGCTTCGGCGCGGTCCTGCTCGGCGTCGGGCGGACGTCGCCGGGCGGGGTGCTCGTGCCCGCGCTGCTGGCGTCCTTCGTGCTGCTCGCGGTGGCCGGCGGCGCGGACGCGGTCAGCGCGGTGTTCCGGCAGACGATCCTCCAGGCCGCGACGCCCGACGAGATGCGCGGACGGCTGCAGGGCGTGTTCATCGTGGTCGTGGCCGGCGGGCCGCGCCTGGGCGACCTGGTCCTGGGCAGCGGGGCCGAACGGTTCGGCGAGGGCCTCGCCGCCCTGGCCGGCGGCCTGCTGTGCGCCGTCGTGCTCGTCGCCGTGGTCGCGGTCCAGCGGCGCTTCTGGGACTACGACGCGCGCGACCCCCAGCCCTGA
- a CDS encoding glycosyltransferase: MAPEELPPARQLVTTWWVPEQYAGQTTATLRRVGEQVQRSGRPVDLLTFSALQDSAEITDRLTGRGSLPEGVTVRTLFSDLRAWDAEGTLVDRLRTMPATEPSPDAGVSTVEEEGTRWCLRTYDETRELVHSEMYRADGSLLARDFPVELDEGKRRYQQFFDADGRPTVLAGSTWDVYALWLDHLVGDGPAVITNESKSTARFLSRYLNPRATTIHVFHESHLADSTNPYKGDLYVAHRRIVPHLDGFDAVVFLTRKQRQDVAERFGDAPNLHSVPNAGPPVEPDVEPDRPRTVLSRLPRFRSGPDRPERGIVVATLKPLKRIEHAVQAVSLVRRAGGRAADFGLDVYGKDAGSQASIEQAVAETGSAGSVVLHGYTPGAARHFAAASFSLMTSTTEGQSLVLLESMAAGCVPIAYDIRYGPDELLVDGETGFLVPAGDVAALADTITRFLGLPPKRVRELRANARERLAAFSDAEVYRRWVEVQRTAVEARTKRLSLVSVRVPSFTVTSETGRFALEAEAEVTWDAEAWTAAEPPAPPTARWLLVGRDAGRPWRRELDAEVVEARPDGVRLALRGRFDPLAAAVGERLADVYVEVTAGSSVRRVRLNGEAAVTAGTSQLYATAHGNVSLRKK; this comes from the coding sequence GTGGCACCCGAGGAGCTCCCGCCCGCCCGTCAGCTCGTGACCACGTGGTGGGTCCCCGAGCAGTACGCGGGCCAGACGACCGCGACCCTGCGGCGGGTCGGCGAGCAGGTGCAGCGCAGCGGCCGGCCGGTCGACCTGCTCACCTTCAGCGCCCTGCAGGACAGCGCCGAGATCACCGACCGGCTCACGGGTCGAGGGTCGCTGCCGGAGGGTGTGACCGTGCGGACGCTGTTCAGCGACCTGCGTGCCTGGGACGCCGAGGGCACGCTCGTCGACCGGCTGAGGACGATGCCGGCCACCGAACCCTCGCCCGACGCCGGCGTGTCCACCGTCGAGGAGGAGGGCACCCGCTGGTGCCTGCGCACCTACGACGAGACCCGCGAGCTCGTCCACTCCGAGATGTACCGCGCCGACGGCAGCCTGCTCGCCCGCGACTTCCCGGTCGAGCTGGACGAGGGCAAGCGGCGCTACCAGCAGTTCTTCGACGCGGACGGCCGCCCGACCGTGCTCGCCGGCAGCACCTGGGACGTGTACGCCCTGTGGCTCGACCACCTCGTCGGCGACGGTCCGGCGGTCATCACCAACGAGAGCAAGAGCACCGCGCGCTTCCTGTCGCGCTACCTGAACCCGCGGGCCACGACGATTCACGTCTTCCACGAGTCGCACCTCGCCGACTCGACGAACCCCTACAAGGGCGACCTCTACGTCGCCCACCGCCGGATCGTGCCGCACCTGGACGGCTTCGACGCCGTCGTCTTCCTCACCCGCAAGCAGCGCCAGGACGTGGCCGAGCGGTTCGGCGACGCCCCGAACCTGCACTCCGTGCCCAACGCCGGGCCGCCCGTCGAGCCCGACGTCGAGCCGGACCGGCCGCGCACCGTGCTCTCGAGGCTGCCGCGGTTCCGGTCCGGGCCCGACCGCCCCGAGCGGGGGATCGTCGTGGCGACGCTCAAGCCGTTGAAGCGGATCGAGCACGCCGTGCAGGCCGTGTCGCTCGTCCGCAGGGCCGGGGGCCGGGCCGCCGACTTCGGGCTCGACGTCTACGGCAAGGACGCCGGGAGCCAGGCGTCGATCGAGCAGGCCGTGGCCGAGACCGGCAGCGCCGGGTCCGTCGTCCTGCACGGCTACACGCCCGGGGCGGCGCGGCACTTCGCCGCCGCGTCGTTCTCGCTGATGACCTCCACCACCGAGGGCCAGTCGCTGGTGCTGCTGGAGAGCATGGCCGCCGGCTGCGTCCCCATCGCGTACGACATCCGCTACGGCCCCGACGAGCTGCTGGTCGACGGCGAGACCGGCTTCCTCGTGCCCGCCGGCGACGTCGCGGCGCTCGCCGACACGATCACGCGGTTCCTCGGGCTGCCGCCCAAGCGCGTCCGGGAGCTGCGCGCGAACGCCCGGGAGCGGCTCGCCGCCTTCAGCGACGCGGAGGTCTACCGACGCTGGGTCGAGGTCCAGCGCACGGCGGTCGAGGCGCGGACGAAGCGGCTCAGCCTGGTCTCCGTGCGCGTGCCGAGCTTCACGGTGACCTCCGAGACCGGTCGGTTCGCGCTCGAGGCCGAGGCCGAGGTGACCTGGGACGCCGAGGCCTGGACGGCGGCGGAGCCGCCCGCCCCGCCGACCGCCCGCTGGCTGCTGGTCGGCCGCGACGCCGGGCGGCCCTGGCGCCGCGAGCTGGACGCCGAGGTCGTCGAGGCCCGGCCCGACGGCGTGCGGCTGGCGCTCCGCGGCCGGTTCGACCCGCTCGCGGCGGCGGTCGGCGAGCGCCTCGCGGACGTCTACGTCGAGGTGACCGCGGGCTCGTCGGTGCGCCGCGTCCGGCTGAACGGCGAGGCGGCGGTCACCGCCGGCACGAGCCAGCTGTACGCGACCGCGCACGGCAACGTGTCGCTCCGCAAGAAGTAG
- the ddaH gene encoding dimethylargininase — MTTTVAATTGRSQRRVRPRHFLMCPPTHFDVSYAINPWMDPAVPVDRDRAYAQWSAVVAAYERAGHRVDRLEPVPGLPDMVFAANGATVVDGRTLLARFATPQRAAEADAHRAWHQRFGVLYGGLAGARLAEPVAVNEAEGDFAVLSSVVLAGHGYRTSPDAHAELAALTGREVVGLELVDPRFYHLDVALAVLDEDTDQVAYHPPAFSAASQRVLAQRFPDAVIADDADAYAFGLNLVGDGRHVFMPTGAVHLRTELEARGYACVELDTSELLLGGGSVKCCTQEIRSLPAPRTAGPAAGEGEPR; from the coding sequence ATGACGACGACCGTGGCGGCCACGACCGGGCGCTCCCAGCGCCGGGTGCGGCCGCGGCACTTCCTGATGTGCCCGCCCACCCACTTCGACGTCAGCTACGCCATCAACCCGTGGATGGACCCCGCGGTCCCGGTCGACCGCGACCGCGCGTACGCCCAGTGGTCGGCGGTCGTCGCGGCGTACGAGCGCGCGGGCCACCGCGTCGACCGCCTCGAGCCCGTGCCCGGGCTGCCGGACATGGTGTTCGCGGCGAACGGTGCCACCGTCGTCGACGGGCGGACCCTGCTGGCGCGGTTCGCGACCCCGCAGCGCGCGGCCGAGGCCGACGCGCACCGGGCCTGGCACCAGCGGTTCGGGGTGCTCTACGGCGGGCTGGCCGGGGCCCGCCTCGCCGAGCCGGTCGCGGTCAACGAGGCCGAGGGCGACTTCGCCGTGCTGTCGTCGGTCGTCCTCGCCGGCCACGGCTATCGGACCTCGCCCGACGCGCACGCGGAGCTGGCCGCCCTCACCGGCCGCGAGGTGGTGGGCCTCGAGCTGGTCGACCCGCGCTTCTACCACCTGGACGTGGCGCTGGCCGTCCTCGACGAGGACACCGACCAGGTCGCCTACCACCCGCCCGCCTTCAGCGCCGCCTCGCAGCGGGTGCTGGCGCAGCGCTTCCCGGACGCCGTGATCGCCGACGACGCGGACGCGTACGCCTTCGGGCTCAACCTGGTCGGCGACGGCCGCCACGTCTTCATGCCGACCGGCGCGGTCCACCTGCGCACCGAGCTCGAGGCGCGCGGCTACGCCTGCGTCGAGCTCGACACCTCCGAGCTGCTGCTCGGCGGGGGCAGCGTCAAGTGCTGCACCCAGGAGATCCGCTCCCTGCCCGCCCCTCGCACCGCCGGCCCCGCCGCCGGAGAAGGAGAACCGCGATGA
- the rocD gene encoding ornithine--oxo-acid transaminase has product MTAVLDTPELVGGRSRAVATLLDAEAEHVAHNYHPLEVVVACGEGAVLTDVDGDEHLDFLAAYSATNFGHGHPRLLAAARAQLERVTLTSRAFHHDQLAPFATALAALVGKEVVLPMNTGAEAVESGIKVARKWGYRVKGVPAGRAEIIVAGGNFHGRTTTIVSFSDDPEARDDYGPFTPGFVTVPYGDLDALRAAITPDTVAVLLEPIQGEAGVRIPPPGYLAGVRAVTREQRVLFIADEIQSGLGRTGRTLACEHEGVVADVYLLGKALGGGIVPVSAVVADADVLGVLEPGTHGSTFGGNPLACAVGREVVEMLSTGELQERATRLGERMRVRLEGLLGHGVVGVRVRGLWAGVDIDPALGTGREVCEALARRRVLAKDTHGSTIRLAPPIVITEEQLDAGLDALADALAELSARTR; this is encoded by the coding sequence ATGACCGCCGTCCTGGACACCCCCGAGCTCGTCGGAGGGCGCTCGCGCGCCGTCGCCACCCTGCTCGACGCCGAGGCCGAGCACGTCGCGCACAACTACCACCCGCTCGAGGTCGTGGTCGCCTGCGGCGAGGGTGCGGTGCTGACCGACGTCGACGGCGACGAGCACCTCGACTTCCTCGCCGCCTACTCCGCGACCAACTTCGGCCACGGCCACCCGCGGCTGCTCGCCGCCGCCCGCGCCCAGCTCGAGCGCGTCACCCTGACCTCGCGCGCCTTCCACCACGACCAGCTCGCGCCCTTCGCCACCGCGCTCGCCGCGCTGGTCGGCAAAGAGGTCGTGCTGCCGATGAACACGGGCGCCGAGGCCGTCGAGTCGGGCATCAAGGTCGCCCGCAAGTGGGGCTACCGGGTGAAGGGCGTGCCCGCCGGCCGCGCCGAGATCATCGTCGCCGGGGGCAACTTCCACGGCCGGACGACGACGATCGTCAGCTTCTCCGACGACCCGGAGGCCCGGGACGACTACGGCCCCTTCACGCCGGGCTTCGTCACCGTCCCGTACGGCGACCTCGACGCCCTGCGCGCCGCGATCACGCCGGACACGGTCGCGGTGCTGCTCGAGCCGATCCAGGGCGAGGCCGGCGTGCGGATCCCGCCGCCGGGCTACCTGGCCGGGGTGCGCGCGGTGACCCGCGAGCAGCGTGTCCTCTTCATCGCCGACGAGATCCAGTCCGGCCTCGGGCGCACGGGGCGCACCCTCGCCTGCGAGCACGAAGGCGTCGTGGCGGACGTGTACCTGCTGGGCAAGGCCCTGGGCGGCGGCATCGTGCCCGTGTCGGCGGTCGTCGCCGACGCCGACGTGCTCGGGGTCCTCGAGCCGGGGACCCACGGGAGCACGTTCGGCGGCAACCCGCTGGCCTGCGCCGTCGGGCGCGAGGTGGTCGAGATGCTGTCCACGGGCGAGCTGCAGGAGCGCGCCACCCGCCTGGGCGAGCGCATGCGCGTCCGGCTCGAGGGCCTGCTCGGCCACGGCGTCGTCGGCGTCCGGGTGCGCGGGCTGTGGGCCGGGGTCGACATCGACCCGGCGCTCGGCACCGGCCGCGAGGTCTGCGAGGCCCTGGCCCGCCGCCGGGTGCTGGCCAAGGACACCCACGGCTCGACGATCCGGCTCGCCCCGCCGATCGTCATCACCGAGGAGCAGCTCGACGCCGGGCTCGACGCCCTCGCCGACGCCCTGGCCGAGCTCTCCGCCCGTACGCGCTGA
- a CDS encoding Lrp/AsnC family transcriptional regulator, with protein MRIDDIDRKILAALGENGRESYSSLGARVGLSVAATKRRVDRLRADGAIQRFTAEIAPAALGWTIEAFVELYCEGRVPPARMAEMVRTIPEVVQAWTVTGESDGMLMVRAEDPAHFERVLGTIRAEPGVSRTRSAIVLSHL; from the coding sequence TTGCGCATCGACGACATCGACCGCAAGATCCTTGCGGCCCTCGGCGAGAACGGTCGGGAGAGCTACTCCTCGCTCGGCGCCCGCGTGGGCCTGAGCGTGGCGGCGACCAAGCGCCGGGTCGACCGGCTGCGCGCCGACGGCGCCATCCAGCGCTTCACCGCCGAGATCGCGCCCGCCGCGCTGGGCTGGACGATCGAGGCCTTCGTCGAGCTCTACTGCGAGGGGCGCGTCCCGCCGGCCCGGATGGCCGAGATGGTCAGGACCATCCCCGAGGTCGTCCAGGCCTGGACCGTGACCGGCGAGTCCGACGGGATGCTGATGGTCCGCGCGGAGGACCCCGCGCACTTCGAGCGGGTGCTCGGCACCATCCGCGCCGAGCCGGGCGTCAGCCGGACCCGCTCCGCGATCGTCCTCTCCCACCTGTGA
- a CDS encoding putative protein N(5)-glutamine methyltransferase: protein MSARSTEPPRPEGPDLETLVRRLRAAGCVFAEEEAALVLEQAGGSADPAAEVERMAAEREGGLPLEQVLGWAALAGVRVAVEPGVFVPRRRTELMVATAAGLASALPADREVVLLDLCCGSGAVAAALVHALGGRRTQVVAADLDPAAVHCARRNLPVATVLRSDLFDDLPADLRGRVDVLTANVPYVPSAALALMPREAREHEPRLALDGGDDGLAVLRRVAQAAPAWLAPGGSVLVETSEEQLEAALATFREAGLDAAARRDDDLGATVVLGTRRPSTAATAQQARR, encoded by the coding sequence GTGAGCGCCCGCTCGACCGAGCCGCCCCGGCCGGAGGGGCCCGACCTCGAGACGCTCGTGCGCCGGCTGCGGGCGGCGGGCTGCGTCTTCGCCGAGGAGGAGGCCGCCCTCGTCCTCGAGCAGGCCGGCGGCTCGGCCGACCCGGCCGCCGAGGTCGAGCGGATGGCCGCCGAGCGGGAAGGTGGCCTGCCGCTGGAGCAGGTGCTCGGCTGGGCGGCGCTGGCCGGGGTCCGGGTCGCCGTCGAGCCCGGCGTCTTCGTGCCGCGGCGGCGTACGGAGCTCATGGTCGCCACCGCGGCCGGGCTCGCGTCGGCCCTCCCCGCCGACCGTGAGGTGGTGCTCCTCGACCTCTGCTGCGGCTCCGGCGCGGTCGCCGCGGCGCTCGTCCACGCGCTCGGGGGCCGGCGTACGCAGGTCGTCGCCGCCGACCTCGACCCGGCGGCCGTGCACTGCGCCCGCCGGAACCTCCCCGTTGCCACCGTGCTGCGCAGCGACCTCTTCGACGACCTGCCCGCCGACCTGCGGGGCCGCGTCGACGTCCTCACCGCCAACGTCCCCTACGTCCCGAGCGCGGCGCTGGCCCTGATGCCGCGCGAGGCCCGCGAGCACGAGCCGCGCCTCGCCCTCGACGGCGGGGACGACGGGCTGGCCGTGCTCCGCCGCGTCGCGCAGGCCGCGCCCGCCTGGCTCGCGCCGGGCGGGAGCGTGCTCGTGGAGACGAGCGAGGAGCAGCTCGAGGCCGCGCTGGCGACGTTCCGCGAGGCCGGGCTGGACGCCGCCGCCCGCCGCGACGACGACCTCGGCGCGACCGTCGTGCTCGGCACCCGCCGACCCTCGACGGCCGCGACCGCTCAGCAGGCCCGACGGTAG
- a CDS encoding fibronectin type III domain-containing protein, with protein sequence MTSAEARAGKTTGGHGASAGSRVRTSLGALVAVALVGTGLTTSVADADVTKPKVTTDKGSATALKVDWSDVDDAASYRVQYSTSKSFGSGTTTLPAKGDAAITDSDTTIQGLSTGKQYYVRVADVSDAGKVGTYSAATAATPTYAYAAPGDLFRTKVDRDSMTVSWKAISGAPGYTVRVYSKGNPTKYFTTTSSSVDLTGLESGTTYFIRAYVVQPAAGTEPEKRLSEDSLEITQATSTYKLATPDGFAMTTQGSTSVGLSWKAVAGAPEGSGYKVSYALDRDQKNKQKTSGFFTGTSGKLSGLSADTTYYGFVYLVDADGKRISASSDFITIKSIVPRGTISGKVDGVTGSDLTAAAYTTAGNVAEAVTVGSDNRYTLDVRPGTYKVQLMYTGGGDYASVWARSGNDGAWTYGTASTIEVALGKTTTAPDVEIHKGNKVSGTTVDTSGRPVPNVDLTAISGSTDEREVIGLTRSDSQDGTFALKGLNNGTYWVRAAYSGDGFATESVKLTVSKDLGVKVVLDSLPFRKRYGASLKGTTKVGKTMSVTATPWLAGTYPTTTATMSYQWKRNGAAIKGATGRTYKLTSADRGKKISVTVTAKRYGYTTGTVNTSSKKIS encoded by the coding sequence GTGACGAGCGCCGAAGCACGCGCCGGCAAGACCACCGGTGGGCACGGCGCGAGCGCCGGGTCGCGGGTGCGTACGAGCCTCGGCGCGCTGGTCGCCGTCGCCCTGGTCGGGACGGGGCTCACCACGAGCGTCGCCGACGCGGACGTGACGAAGCCCAAGGTCACGACCGACAAGGGTTCCGCGACCGCGCTGAAGGTCGACTGGAGCGACGTCGACGACGCCGCCTCCTACCGCGTGCAGTACTCGACGTCCAAGAGCTTCGGCAGCGGCACGACGACGCTGCCGGCCAAGGGCGACGCAGCCATCACCGACAGCGACACCACGATCCAGGGCCTGTCGACGGGCAAGCAGTACTACGTGCGCGTCGCGGACGTCTCCGACGCGGGCAAGGTCGGCACCTACAGCGCCGCCACCGCCGCCACCCCGACGTACGCCTACGCCGCCCCGGGCGACCTCTTCCGCACCAAGGTCGACCGCGACAGCATGACGGTGTCGTGGAAGGCGATCTCGGGCGCGCCCGGCTACACGGTCCGGGTCTACTCCAAGGGCAACCCGACCAAGTACTTCACGACCACCTCGTCCTCGGTCGACCTGACCGGCCTGGAGTCGGGCACGACCTACTTCATCCGCGCCTACGTCGTGCAGCCCGCGGCCGGCACGGAGCCCGAGAAGCGGCTGAGCGAGGACTCGCTCGAGATCACCCAGGCGACGAGCACCTACAAGCTGGCCACGCCGGACGGCTTCGCGATGACCACCCAGGGCTCCACGTCGGTGGGGCTGTCCTGGAAGGCGGTCGCTGGTGCGCCGGAGGGCTCGGGCTACAAGGTGTCCTACGCGCTCGACCGCGACCAGAAGAACAAGCAGAAGACGTCGGGCTTCTTCACCGGGACCTCGGGCAAGCTGTCCGGCCTCAGCGCCGACACCACCTACTACGGGTTCGTCTACCTCGTCGACGCCGACGGGAAGCGGATCAGCGCGTCGAGCGACTTCATCACGATCAAGTCGATCGTCCCGCGCGGCACGATCAGCGGCAAGGTCGACGGCGTCACGGGCAGCGACCTGACCGCCGCGGCGTACACGACCGCGGGCAACGTCGCCGAGGCCGTGACGGTCGGCTCCGACAACCGCTACACCCTCGACGTGCGCCCGGGCACCTACAAGGTGCAGCTGATGTACACCGGCGGCGGCGACTACGCCTCGGTGTGGGCCCGCTCGGGCAACGACGGCGCGTGGACCTACGGCACGGCCTCCACCATCGAGGTCGCCCTCGGCAAGACCACCACCGCGCCGGACGTGGAGATCCACAAGGGCAACAAGGTCTCGGGCACGACGGTCGACACGAGCGGCAGGCCCGTGCCGAACGTCGACCTCACGGCCATCTCGGGAAGCACGGACGAGCGCGAGGTCATCGGCCTCACCCGCAGCGACAGCCAGGACGGGACCTTCGCGCTCAAGGGCCTGAACAACGGCACCTACTGGGTCCGTGCCGCCTACTCCGGCGACGGCTTCGCGACCGAGAGCGTGAAGCTGACCGTCAGCAAGGACCTCGGCGTCAAGGTCGTCCTCGACTCCCTGCCCTTCCGCAAGCGCTACGGCGCCTCGCTCAAGGGCACCACCAAGGTCGGCAAGACGATGTCGGTCACCGCCACCCCCTGGCTCGCCGGCACCTACCCGACGACCACCGCGACCATGAGCTACCAGTGGAAGCGCAACGGCGCGGCCATCAAGGGCGCGACCGGGCGCACCTACAAGCTCACCAGCGCCGACCGCGGCAAGAAGATCAGCGTCACCGTCACGGCCAAGCGCTACGGCTACACCACCGGGACGGTGAACACCTCGAGCAAGAAGATCTCCTGA